In Chloroherpetonaceae bacterium, a single genomic region encodes these proteins:
- a CDS encoding penicillin acylase family protein, translating into MTLVRMLLWVVLSGALAYVLYRPIGTIPAVGSFFNPFGGFWTNHRGLDSLPTRLELPQLIAPVEVLWDSRHVPHIFAHNLHDLYFAQGYLTARHRLWQMDFQARAALGRIAEVVGERALEFDRFRRRIGMPELARRAAQNINLHPETRLAVTAYVEGVNAWIASLTEQTLPVEFKLLGYRPEEWSVEKTAALFASFSFDLTFRNNDAAFSKAIAVLPEQTWKALYPIVPPYAQPIAPSAQMNADTLLPSRIAEPDTARILSDTVSTHSSCHCQPLFSPDLFFGSNNWAVSGQHTATGRPILCSDPHLSLNLPAIWYEVQLVCDSAGLNVYGVSAPSVPGVIIGFNPHIAWGLTNAESDVLDWYDVQLDEAHATYRYGNSVLPLERVVEEIKVRGKPSVIDTIYYTRFGPIPYRNHETPFDERVPKGKAMHWLAFEPNNELLTFLRLNRARTYTDYLEALSHYNVPAQNFVFASKSGDIAIWHNGNFPLRKPYQGAAILDATDSLTHLSERVPREALPHLHNPTCGFVSSANQQPSDTGYRYYLGWNYAPFERSMRINECLSEWIAKGQITPEQMMALQTDAVNLYARLILPPLLSALQAAPLSSVEQQCLDELRRWNFEHRPDLIAPTIFEAWATELSSAIWSDDLPEGSPRPLRNLTAWQIAGNPPLSFLDNTRTPQKETLQDIALTSFRAAVDSLIKRYGEFGALWKWQATRQTTIQHLARIEAFSRTLATPGNYNTVNATSQRSGPSWRMVVQLGDTVQAWGIYPGGQSGNPGSSLYDNAVIDWADGRYYSLYFLRTASFAQGIVARTALFPGHSSSWLSRVLQWFSAQWIIWWGVALLATLLFIERVKNGFIAGALLIGVIWAAAAVYFTSHASDLIAAKVATLLRLGSSLWLSVLTGLIGALVGAVGGATGSAMRALWLNTKPPAAPN; encoded by the coding sequence ATGACGCTCGTTCGCATGCTCCTCTGGGTTGTTCTTTCTGGCGCACTTGCCTATGTGCTTTATCGTCCCATTGGCACGATACCTGCAGTTGGCTCTTTCTTTAATCCTTTTGGTGGATTTTGGACCAATCATCGTGGGCTGGATTCACTGCCGACGCGCCTTGAACTGCCCCAGCTTATTGCCCCCGTTGAAGTTCTCTGGGATAGTCGGCATGTGCCACACATCTTCGCCCACAATTTGCACGATCTCTACTTTGCGCAAGGCTATCTGACGGCTCGTCATCGGCTTTGGCAGATGGATTTCCAAGCCAGAGCCGCATTAGGACGCATAGCCGAAGTCGTCGGTGAGCGCGCGCTGGAGTTTGACCGCTTTCGTCGTCGCATCGGTATGCCTGAGCTTGCGCGGCGCGCTGCCCAAAACATCAATCTGCATCCTGAAACCCGTCTGGCGGTTACGGCTTACGTCGAGGGCGTAAATGCCTGGATTGCCTCACTGACCGAACAAACTTTACCCGTTGAATTCAAACTGCTTGGCTATCGTCCAGAAGAGTGGTCAGTTGAAAAAACCGCAGCCCTTTTTGCTAGTTTTTCATTTGACCTTACATTCCGCAACAACGACGCAGCATTTAGCAAAGCAATTGCGGTTCTGCCTGAACAAACTTGGAAAGCGCTCTATCCAATCGTGCCTCCCTACGCACAGCCTATTGCCCCCAGCGCACAAATGAACGCCGATACGCTTTTGCCATCTCGCATTGCTGAGCCTGACACGGCTCGCATTCTTAGCGACACCGTCAGTACCCATTCAAGTTGCCACTGTCAACCACTCTTCTCACCAGACCTCTTCTTCGGTAGCAACAACTGGGCTGTCTCTGGTCAGCATACCGCAACAGGGAGACCTATTCTTTGCAGCGACCCGCATCTTAGCCTGAACTTGCCTGCTATCTGGTATGAAGTTCAACTCGTTTGCGACAGTGCTGGATTAAATGTCTATGGTGTTTCGGCGCCATCGGTACCTGGTGTGATTATCGGCTTCAACCCTCACATTGCTTGGGGACTGACCAATGCTGAGTCTGATGTGTTAGACTGGTATGATGTGCAGCTCGATGAAGCGCATGCCACATATCGCTACGGCAACAGCGTCTTGCCACTGGAACGCGTCGTAGAGGAAATCAAGGTGCGTGGTAAGCCGAGCGTGATAGATACCATCTACTACACACGCTTTGGTCCTATTCCTTACCGAAATCACGAAACGCCTTTCGACGAACGTGTGCCCAAAGGCAAAGCCATGCACTGGCTTGCTTTTGAACCGAATAATGAGCTTCTGACATTTCTTAGGCTCAATCGTGCTCGGACATATACCGACTACTTGGAGGCGCTATCACACTACAATGTGCCAGCGCAAAACTTCGTCTTTGCGAGCAAATCTGGCGACATTGCTATCTGGCACAACGGAAATTTCCCGCTTCGCAAGCCCTATCAGGGCGCCGCAATTTTAGACGCAACAGACTCGCTCACACACCTTAGCGAGCGTGTGCCGCGTGAGGCTTTGCCGCATCTGCACAATCCTACATGCGGTTTTGTCAGCTCTGCTAATCAGCAACCCAGCGACACAGGCTACCGATATTACTTGGGCTGGAATTATGCACCGTTTGAGCGCAGCATGCGCATCAACGAGTGTTTGTCGGAATGGATTGCCAAAGGTCAGATTACGCCTGAGCAGATGATGGCGCTACAAACCGACGCAGTTAATCTCTATGCCCGCCTAATTTTGCCGCCACTTCTCAGTGCTTTGCAAGCTGCGCCACTCTCAAGCGTGGAGCAGCAGTGTCTTGATGAACTTCGTCGCTGGAATTTTGAGCATCGCCCGGACCTTATTGCCCCTACAATTTTTGAGGCTTGGGCTACGGAACTCTCCTCTGCGATTTGGAGCGATGACTTACCTGAGGGTTCACCTCGACCGCTTAGAAATCTCACTGCTTGGCAGATTGCTGGCAATCCTCCGCTTTCATTCTTGGATAACACGCGCACGCCTCAGAAGGAAACTTTGCAAGATATTGCGCTCACCTCGTTTCGTGCAGCCGTAGATTCACTCATCAAGCGCTACGGTGAATTCGGGGCTTTATGGAAGTGGCAAGCTACGCGCCAGACCACTATCCAGCATCTTGCACGAATTGAGGCCTTCTCACGCACGCTGGCTACTCCTGGCAACTACAACACTGTGAATGCGACTTCACAGCGCTCCGGCCCTTCATGGCGAATGGTGGTGCAACTGGGCGACACCGTCCAAGCGTGGGGCATTTATCCGGGCGGACAGTCAGGGAATCCGGGTTCATCACTTTATGATAATGCAGTGATAGACTGGGCAGACGGGCGCTACTACTCTCTATACTTCTTACGCACTGCCTCATTCGCTCAAGGCATTGTAGCCAGAACGGCACTATTTCCGGGTCATTCCAGCAGCTGGCTTAGTCGAGTTTTGCAGTGGTTTTCCGCACAGTGGATAATCTGGTGGGGAGTTGCTTTACTTGCCACATTGCTCTTTATTGAGCGTGTCAAAAATGGCTTTATCGCTGGTGCTTTGCTAATTGGTGTGATTTGGGCAGCTGCTGCCGTCTACTTCACCTCTCACGCCAGTGACCTTATTGCGGCGAAAGTAGCAACCCTGCTAAGGCTTGGCAGTTCACTGTGGCTGTCGGTGCTGACTGGTTTGATAGGTGCTCTGGTGGGCGCGGTCGGTGGCGCCACAGGCAGTGCGATGCGTGCGCTGTGGTTAAACACAAAGCCACCTGCTGCACCCAATTGA
- a CDS encoding polyribonucleotide nucleotidyltransferase yields MVIKKEVDLGQGKILRIETGKLAKQADGAAVVGLEETMVLATAVAKKDDPVPGQDFVPLQVEFREKYSAAGKFPGGFVKREGRPTEKEILSARLIDRALRPLFPDGYTSETQVIVTVISSDKINDGDVLGGVAASVALMISDIPFYTPMAEVRVGRINGNFIINPSTEELEHSDMDICIGGTKDTICMLEGEMKEISEQDMLEAIKFGHEAIKKICAVQEELVREVGKPKREFKPILPPDDMREFVRSVCYDKLYALAHEALSKEARAEKTEQIYDETIKTVLEKYRAELTEEVLAAAPEKAIYLNEKLIKQVIHDLERDAMRRTILTEGKRLDGRGLTDIRPISIELGLIPRSHGSALFTRGETQALVFLTLGTKKDVQLIDTLTEDPEKRFMLHYNFPPFSVGEIGRITGVGRREIGHGNLAERALKNMIPDESVFPYTMRVVSDILESNGSSSMASVCGGTLAIMDGGVPMKRPVAGIAMGLIKEGDQYAILSDILGNEDHLGDMDFKVAGTTEGITACQMDIKIDGLDYDILAKALEQAKVGRLQILKIMSEAIAAPRPELSKYAPRLTTIQIPVEAIGTVIGKGGETIRSITSQTNTEIDIADDGTITIAATDKESAERAIAIIKGLTAEPEEGSVYSGEVKEVRDELGAIVEFLPKITGLLHISEISHKRIRKASEALKAGEKVSVKLIRIQQDPKTGKTKYSLSMKALMPPPENTETHPPRENRPQKRPPYRNGK; encoded by the coding sequence ATGGTAATCAAAAAAGAAGTGGATTTAGGGCAAGGTAAAATCCTGCGTATTGAAACAGGCAAACTGGCCAAGCAAGCCGATGGTGCCGCCGTGGTAGGATTGGAAGAGACGATGGTGCTGGCGACTGCGGTCGCAAAAAAGGATGACCCTGTGCCTGGACAAGACTTTGTGCCGCTGCAAGTAGAGTTTCGTGAGAAATACTCAGCAGCGGGGAAGTTTCCGGGCGGCTTTGTAAAGCGCGAGGGAAGGCCGACCGAGAAAGAAATTCTCTCCGCACGCCTTATTGACCGTGCCTTGCGTCCACTGTTTCCAGATGGCTACACTAGCGAGACGCAAGTGATTGTAACCGTGATTTCCTCTGATAAAATTAATGACGGTGATGTATTGGGCGGTGTGGCAGCTTCTGTCGCCTTAATGATTTCTGATATTCCCTTCTACACACCTATGGCAGAGGTGCGTGTAGGCAGAATTAACGGTAACTTTATTATCAACCCCAGCACCGAAGAGCTCGAGCATAGCGATATGGACATCTGCATTGGTGGCACGAAAGACACGATTTGCATGCTCGAGGGTGAGATGAAAGAAATTTCCGAACAAGATATGCTCGAGGCAATCAAGTTCGGGCATGAAGCCATCAAGAAAATTTGCGCTGTGCAGGAGGAGCTGGTGCGAGAGGTTGGCAAACCCAAGCGTGAATTTAAGCCGATTCTGCCACCAGACGATATGAGAGAATTTGTGCGGTCAGTGTGTTACGACAAGCTCTACGCACTGGCACATGAGGCGCTCTCCAAAGAAGCACGTGCCGAAAAAACCGAGCAGATTTACGATGAGACTATTAAGACCGTGCTGGAGAAATACAGAGCAGAACTTACTGAGGAAGTGTTAGCCGCTGCACCCGAGAAAGCGATTTACCTCAATGAAAAGCTCATCAAGCAAGTGATTCATGACCTTGAGCGCGATGCAATGCGCCGCACGATTTTGACTGAAGGAAAGCGTCTCGATGGGCGAGGTTTGACGGACATTCGACCAATTAGTATCGAACTGGGGCTAATTCCACGCTCACACGGCTCTGCACTTTTCACACGTGGCGAAACCCAAGCGCTGGTCTTTCTGACACTTGGCACGAAGAAAGATGTGCAGCTGATTGACACACTCACCGAAGACCCTGAGAAGCGCTTTATGCTGCACTACAACTTTCCGCCATTCTCCGTTGGTGAAATTGGGCGCATCACAGGTGTGGGGCGACGCGAGATTGGACACGGTAACCTTGCGGAGCGTGCCTTGAAGAATATGATTCCTGATGAAAGCGTTTTTCCCTACACGATGCGCGTGGTCTCTGACATCTTGGAATCCAATGGTTCATCGTCTATGGCATCAGTGTGCGGTGGCACACTGGCGATTATGGATGGCGGTGTGCCAATGAAGCGCCCAGTAGCAGGCATTGCAATGGGTCTTATCAAAGAGGGTGACCAATATGCAATTCTCTCCGACATTTTGGGCAACGAAGACCACTTGGGGGATATGGACTTCAAAGTGGCGGGCACGACCGAAGGCATCACAGCGTGCCAAATGGACATCAAAATTGATGGGCTGGATTACGACATTTTAGCCAAAGCGCTCGAGCAAGCCAAAGTGGGGCGCCTACAGATTTTGAAAATAATGTCGGAAGCGATTGCTGCGCCGCGTCCCGAGCTATCTAAGTATGCACCGCGCCTTACTACTATTCAAATTCCTGTCGAGGCAATTGGCACGGTGATTGGCAAGGGCGGCGAGACCATTCGTAGCATTACCTCGCAAACCAATACTGAAATTGACATCGCAGACGATGGAACGATTACAATTGCGGCAACGGATAAGGAATCAGCAGAGCGCGCAATTGCGATCATCAAAGGGCTAACCGCTGAGCCAGAAGAAGGGTCAGTTTATAGCGGCGAAGTCAAAGAGGTGCGTGACGAGCTGGGTGCAATTGTGGAATTTTTGCCTAAAATCACGGGGCTACTACACATCTCCGAGATTTCTCACAAGCGCATCAGAAAAGCCAGCGAAGCCCTGAAGGCTGGTGAGAAAGTCTCCGTCAAACTGATTCGCATTCAACAAGATCCGAAGACGGGCAAGACGAAGTATAGCCTCTCGATGAAAGCGCTGATGCCGCCACCCGAAAACACAGAAACACATCCACCCCGTGAAAATCGTCCGCAGAAAAGACCGCCTTACCGCAACGGCAAGTAA
- the murA gene encoding UDP-N-acetylglucosamine 1-carboxyvinyltransferase, producing the protein MDKLVIQGGKPLRGSVEVSGSKNAALALMAAALLPASGKTILQRVPDLRDVHTLADVLRITGARVDFEDHTLTISAANVSHFEAPYELVKKMRASIYVLGPLLGRFGRARVSLPGGCAFGPRPVDLHIKVMQLLGASIELDEGYIVAKAKRKRLVGAKIDFPLVSVGATGNALMAAVLAKGETKITNAAIEPEITALAKFLVKMGARIEGIGTPTLEIEGVDELYATREQNICDRIEAGTLLAAAAITHGQITLTHVDAKDMKAVLKKFQAAGCEVKVSDDCITLTAPKVLEPTNVEARPFPKFPTDMQAQWSALMTQAEGTSRITDHIYFERFKHIPELNRLGADIELKKNTAVVRGVKRLRGAKVMSTDLRASASLILAGLAAEGTTEVLRVYHLDRGYEKIEQKLRKLGARIRREQYDEFAAPKPPDEE; encoded by the coding sequence ATGGATAAACTGGTCATTCAGGGTGGCAAGCCACTACGCGGTAGCGTGGAAGTCTCTGGCTCCAAGAATGCTGCACTGGCGCTGATGGCTGCAGCGCTGCTGCCTGCCTCAGGCAAAACAATTTTGCAGCGCGTGCCAGACCTACGCGATGTGCATACGCTTGCCGATGTGCTTCGCATCACTGGGGCGCGCGTGGACTTTGAAGACCACACGCTGACCATTTCAGCCGCAAATGTCTCCCATTTTGAAGCGCCTTACGAGCTGGTAAAAAAGATGCGTGCTTCCATCTATGTCTTGGGGCCACTTTTAGGGCGTTTTGGCAGGGCACGCGTGTCACTGCCGGGTGGGTGTGCATTTGGGCCACGTCCAGTGGATTTGCACATTAAGGTGATGCAACTCCTTGGCGCCTCAATTGAGCTTGATGAGGGCTATATCGTCGCCAAAGCCAAGCGCAAGCGATTAGTCGGAGCGAAAATTGATTTCCCACTGGTCTCCGTAGGGGCGACGGGCAATGCCTTGATGGCTGCAGTCTTGGCAAAAGGAGAGACCAAAATCACCAATGCAGCGATTGAACCCGAGATTACTGCGCTAGCAAAGTTTCTGGTTAAAATGGGGGCAAGGATTGAAGGCATTGGCACACCCACGCTGGAAATTGAAGGCGTCGATGAGCTGTATGCCACACGAGAGCAAAACATCTGTGACCGCATTGAAGCCGGCACGCTCTTGGCCGCTGCAGCAATTACGCACGGACAAATTACGCTCACTCACGTTGATGCAAAGGATATGAAGGCCGTGCTAAAGAAATTTCAAGCGGCAGGCTGTGAAGTGAAAGTGAGCGATGATTGCATTACGCTCACGGCACCCAAAGTCTTAGAGCCTACAAATGTGGAGGCGCGCCCCTTTCCAAAGTTTCCAACGGATATGCAAGCGCAGTGGTCAGCACTGATGACGCAAGCCGAAGGCACAAGCCGCATCACCGACCACATCTACTTTGAGCGCTTCAAGCATATTCCTGAACTCAATCGCTTGGGCGCAGACATTGAACTGAAGAAAAACACTGCAGTGGTGCGTGGCGTGAAGCGGTTGCGGGGTGCAAAAGTGATGTCAACGGACTTGCGTGCTTCGGCCAGCCTAATCTTAGCAGGATTGGCTGCAGAAGGCACAACGGAAGTCCTGCGCGTCTATCACCTCGATAGGGGCTACGAGAAAATCGAGCAAAAACTTCGTAAATTAGGCGCACGCATTCGGCGCGAACAATACGATGAGTTCGCTGCACCAAAACCACCTGACGAGGAGTAA